GCCGTTCTCCGGCGCACGCTCGGTGGCGCGCGCCAGCGCCAGGTCCAGCGCGAGCGTGGCGTAGTGGGTCTGGGCGGCGAAGGCTTCCGCCAGGTTGCGCAGGTTCGTCTGCTCGCGGGCGATGGTGCCGTGATAGCTCCATGCCAACAGGCCGGCCAGCGTGAGCGTGATCGCGACGATGAGCATGGCGGCGCCGGCGAGCGGGCGCATGTCGCGGTGGCTACCTGGTGGCGAAGATGATGGGGCGGGCACGGTTGTCAATACGTTGATCACGAGCCCGAGTATAAACCCGCCGGCGCCCGCGTGGGGCGTCGGACGGGGTCACATCTGCCGGAAGAGGTGTGCGAACAACGGACTGACCCGCAGCGTGTCCGTGCGGTCGCGCAGGTGCAGCGTCAGCTTGCCGGCATCGTCGCGGCTGGCGCTCGTCACGTGCCGCATGTTGACGATGGCGCCGCGGCTGATCTGGCGGAACTGGTCCGGGTCGAGCTGGGGCAGCAGGTCCTTGAGGCTCAGGCGGATCAGCGCGTCGCCGTCGGGGCCCGCCACGTTCACGTATTTGTCGAGCGCCTGGAAGTACGCCACCTCCTGCACGGGGATCATGCGGATGACGCTGCCGACGGCCGCGCGGATCACGGTCAAGCGCTCGGCCGGCGCCGCCGCTTGCGGCAGCAGGGCGCGCATCTGCTCGATCAGTCGGGCCAGGCCGTCGTCGCCCGATTTCTCCGGCGCGGGGGCGATGCGCGCCCGGAGCCGCTCGACGGTGCGGGCCAGGCGGGCGTCGCTCACGGGCTTCATCACATAGTCGACGGCGGCCTGTTCGAACGCCTGCACGGCATAGTCGTCGTACGCGGTCACGAACACGATCTGCGGGAACGGACGCGCGCCGTCCCAGCGTTCGGCCAGTTCCTGCGCCGCTTCCAGGCCGCTCTGGCCCGGCATCTTGATGTCGAGGAAGAGGATGTCGGGCCGCAGTTCGAGCGCCTGTTGCACGGCGGCGACGCCGTTCGGCGCGGTGCCGGCGATGTCGAGTTCGGGCCACAGGCGGCGCAGCGTGGCGGCGAGCGTGGCGGCGAGGATCGGTTCGTCCTCGGCGATGAGGGCGCAGGGGGGCATGGATGCGGATGGGTTCATGCGGTCTCCAGGGGAAGCGTGAGCCGGGCCAGCACGCCGTGCGGCTGGGCGGGAATCAGGGTCAATGCGGCGCGCGCGCCATACAGCACGTGCAGACGTTCGCGGGTGGTGGTCACGCCCACGCCCGTGCCTTTTGCGGTCGCCTGCGTGTCGGACAGGCCGAGGCCCGTGTCGCTGACGCAGATGTCGAGCAGGCCGGCGCGCGCGCTCGCCTCCACGGTCACGGTGCCGCCTTCGATCTTGGGTTCCAGGCCGTGGATGATGGCGTTTTCCACCAGCGGCTGCAGCAGCATGGCCGGCAGCCGCGCGCCGCGCAGCTCGAGAGGCAGGATGCAGCGATACGACAGCCGCGATCCCATGCGCACGGCCATCAGCCCGAGATAGGCATCGGCCGCCTCGAATTCCTGGGCCAGCGTCGTCGTTTCAGAGCGGGTGGCGGACAACGTGGCGCGCAGGTATTGGATCAGGTGATCGAGCATCCGGCTGGCCTGTTGCGGGTCGATGGCGA
This genomic stretch from Massilia putida harbors:
- a CDS encoding LytR/AlgR family response regulator transcription factor — protein: MNPSASMPPCALIAEDEPILAATLAATLRRLWPELDIAGTAPNGVAAVQQALELRPDILFLDIKMPGQSGLEAAQELAERWDGARPFPQIVFVTAYDDYAVQAFEQAAVDYVMKPVSDARLARTVERLRARIAPAPEKSGDDGLARLIEQMRALLPQAAAPAERLTVIRAAVGSVIRMIPVQEVAYFQALDKYVNVAGPDGDALIRLSLKDLLPQLDPDQFRQISRGAIVNMRHVTSASRDDAGKLTLHLRDRTDTLRVSPLFAHLFRQM